A window of Miscanthus floridulus cultivar M001 chromosome 12, ASM1932011v1, whole genome shotgun sequence genomic DNA:
CGCACGACCACGACGACGACGCACGCCGATAGCGAGTAAGATTGATTAAAGTCCTACTTAAGTGCTAATTTTGGTTTAGGCATTCCTGTAATTAGGTTAATTAAGATCTTGTCTAAGTTTAAGTTCTAACCATTGGTATTCGAGAAGTCGCTTAGCTTAATTcttgaaccctaagacctaattgGTGTTTGGTTAAGATCTAAATAGCCTCGGATTTGTCCGATTTAAAGTTCTTTAAGACAAATTAGAATATAGGGTTTCGCTTAAGCACCAAGAAGGAGGAGAGTCGAATCAACTTCAACACTAAGCTCCAGTTTTTGCCCAAATCCGAACCCTAGGAATGCAAATTATCCAAATCCGGtaacaatccctaaccctaagatCAGTAAGATGCTTTTCACTTATCTTAAGAACTAAGATGGCGTCACCGGGCTCCTTCACGAGTTCGTCGGCGGCCACAAAAGGGAGCCACGCCGCCGCCCTGCTATGTGCACGTGTGGGCTCCGCGCCATGGATGGCCGCCACGCTAGGGACGCCtgcaggcatagaagacgaggacagcaggtccatacatagaagttgtttattttcctagtgaagttgtttaatatgtctgttaatgttactttgaatatatacatgtgcttttcaTACTGTGTTCGTattacataacaagtagttcaaaattTGCAatactacataatgttaatttgaatattgttaatttaaaTACTCTAACCTTTTGTTTACCAATTTGTAAcatgatggcccctcccacgcagcacccgttgtacccccttcttgaaaTGGAGTACGATGAGCCGTATTGAGCACACTTCTTAACTGACACTGACGTAGAGGAGCCCATGCCTCCTTTGAGGCCATGCACGCACACTAGGGTGCACTAGTGGGACGAGCATTACGCATCGTACATACGGTGTGTCGGCtttctcgagcttgtccgtgttgtcaactacggtatttcatcccttgacccagcactacttactgtagctgtagacaggtgcgagtgccttcattgtacgtaaatattcttataacaaatttgaggtaactaacagtcgttctatccttataacaggtggaggcctgagacccacatgtttCACCTACCTTGCggtgagatgaccttgaccatgcaagatgtgaaggctatctttggccttcagTTGGGGGGCTtccagtgacaggtatagttgacaatgattactggagggagctggtggctcagctCCCTGAATGTCTAAGAAAAATAAGTAAGCAattgaagcctatttaatacttgcattgctttcctataaccatcgggtctcattttctttggtaaaaTTCAGGGAAACTTTCGATGTTTCGTTGCCGTGGATCACAGATCGCTTTGATTACTTAGACCCACAGGCTGATGAGGCTCAaatcgacaggttcgctagagtgtggctcgggcacttccttggtgctttcctattccTAGACGTCTCGAGCAACACCATCAGTTGAATAtttcttgacatactacgtcAGCCGTGAgataacatagcggcgtacaactGAGGCAGCACAGTCCTGGTATGGACGTATTAACTGCTATGTGTTGCCTAccatcgcacctcagggtatgcgaaccttgggggttgctcctacctactctaggtttggtgttgggaacgatggcccgttgggaggccccgtgttactggtttaccggtaagtacttcggtccactatattcttcgaggcagttacatatgatgaaattattaatgtctaattcattatcgtgttcaatgtagCATTGGAACAGGTAGGATACACTACCTAcaactctgtatatctggacgcaagcagagttagttagaggaaaTACGAGGcgtaagtacagggagtacacggactgtctcgacgtcctaacacagcaccaggttacgctctctttactatagTACATGTGTCTGGTTTgatatacactatatcacaacctaactcaattacgaaatgttcaggtgcattagTGTCCTTGGGATGTTCCGAAGTTCcagtactatctgagtcctgtcactagggatgagtcagacgagtatcgctgcaacatccctcttattttcttctatgtggtcgagattcacttgcccatcagggttttgcagacagtttggaagaattataggctacccaccaccgctttactccaccaaccaagaattgcacgggtgcggtatcgattaataacaaagctacaatttagAGGTATGTATGGTACAATTAACAAtagttttgttgcaggtatgaccgtagaaagaggtacaagaccaaggattggcgcgtgacacacaacacGTACATCTAGTTGTGGCAGAACAAGGACCGGTAGCTGGTCGATGCGAGTCCTCCACATGACtggcacaccttcgatgagtacttgcggtggcttcataggtctacgaggacacatatcaagccctcgTACACTTAGGAGACAATTGATGAGGACGACGAgtaagatgtgatcgaagatgtgtacgacattgtcactagggacgacacacaactacagagagcctcactttaaagatacgtggtaagatactcaaatggtacaatttgttatccatttggtattaagtatgtgtaccaAAACTGTCCAACCGTATTTCTGTACCTAGGCGACATAATTATCAAGGTTGTCTAACGAAGCAGCGTTTtgacttcacgagtctagagggcaggggccaggcattctcggggcttttgtggaggtaaatataaacttgtccgttccaaaaatatttctttagtgtatatgcgtttgggaaatacactaactttaacgtttatttatgtagaaggtgaagaagagttgtagaaagctagctcagaagctgagttgcatggacactccttgggtggaacccgattacccggcgcggtcgggtggtacgtcttctggctctttgaggacaccagccggctcttctcagccggtgatagGTGTCGCTTCcacagtgcgtacaccaccaaaTCATAGCGCTAGGAAGGACCCTTAAAACAAggacaacgaggacaacgatgacgatgatgaccccTCGGGCTTCCACatacagcaccaccagtgggatGATTAGCagtaggacgagatcggcatatcTCAGCTAGGTGATGCCCCGCTtgatacccaaggagcctcataggtagcaacaaaggtagtttctttaaatacgtaggctccatgaactaacgatcatacaTATTATAAGTAAtagtgcatatcatatacttacagggtacgagccgtatgcATCGacaacgcgaccacaccgacgttggctacactcccaatgtgttgcctatAAATCCAAAGAgatagaggcgtccgagggatccttatactcctgggacttagttggttatgttgaaCTTATGTCAAACAAATATTATCGTCCGaaacttatgtcgaacaaatgttatgtggcaacttgtcaacttgcgcacggactctatttatttgcttcatattcgtttcaatgtgtCGCGGTAGCACTGCTGGCGAGATTAACTAGCAGCTAGTTCGGGAACcgacagtcccggcgtatctcgccgccggtggccgACGTCTTGACCCCGATCCTTCCGAGCTTGGTCATCGTTGCTGCAAAATCGTTGAAGAAGACACCCTGGTTGGACGCATAGTAGTCGACCGTGCTGCATGACCTCATGTCGAAGTAGAGCACCTGGTCGGAGCCCAGGAGGCCCTTGCCAACCTGCAGGTTTCGGTAGAAGGCGTTGTCGAAGCCCaccggtgaggggtcgaggaaggcgaAGGCGTTGGGGTCAGAGCTGCAGGTGCCGTTCAGCTGCGAAGCGAAGCCAGGGTCCATGGTCGCATCGCTGCCAATCCTCACCGATAGTAGCCCCATTCAATTGCAATTGAGGCTGGTCTTCTGTCTACGTCCAGGTCCTGCCGTGCCATAGGTCCCGGCGCGTCAGTGTCATGCCATGGTCTATGACGCAGCAGACTCTgtcacgtcagcggtcagcgtcTCGGTTGTCGCCACATCAACCCtctcgccgtgccaccatgcatggcgcggcacaagcGTTTCGCCGCGTCATGGCAATAGgcacgaccaaaagtgttagttttgaaaaaaaaacaatattagatttaaaattagtttaaaaaatgttaaaatataaaaaaatcccCTCCAGCCCCCATTCCCGTGGGCGAATCAGGCTCACCCCTCGGACCCCATTCGTCCGTTTCCTCCCGCATCCTACGGAGTCGCGAGCACGGCCATTTCCCTCCCGTCGAGCGCGGCCGTCATCCTCCCCTCTGGCGACCGCGGCTGCCCGCCCGTCTCCCTCCGACGAGCGCAGCATGGGAGCGGCTCCTCCAAGCTCACCGGCTGGCACACAGGCCCGATGGCCGGCGACGCAGATCCCGTGAGGACACGATGCGGACGCGGCGGCtcccccttcccgatggccggCGGCGCGAGAACGCGGCGCGGATGCGACGGCTCCTCCCTTCCTGATGGTCGGCGGCACACGATGCAGCGGCTCCTCCCTTCCTGGTGGCTCGCGAACACGTCGACACCTGCTCGCGACTCCCTGAACCTCCCTCCGTCGAGTGGGAGCAGCGCCGACCTGCTCGCTCCGCTCGGGCCCTGCGCTGTGTGGAGAGAAGGAAATGTTTGACTCAATGACGTGTGGGTCCCTCATGTCATTGTCTCATGATATGGATTTTGGGGCTTTGTTTTGGGCTGCTGCTGGAGTATAAGAAATTTGTTGGGCAACGAAAATGGAGTTGGACACCGAAATCTAAAATTGAAATCTAAAATGGGGGCTCTGATTCGAGGGCTACGGCTAGAGATGCTCTTACTGTTTTTGCAGCCTCCTTTGAAATAGGACCTGTTTGCTTCTCTTACCATCCAtacttttcagtttgtttttcagttggaacaatgtttttctctcacaataaatcagtgtttcggcttattttttcagcgaagcgaatggggcCTATGCTACCCTCGCCTCCTTCTTCTGTCTCCAGCCGGCCCCACTCCCCCGCGGCGTGTCCTTCCACCACGGCGTCGGCGGCATCCTCCCCAGGTCTTCGATGGCGGTCGTGAGCCATGGAGGCAGCAACTGGTGTAGGCGAGGCTTTAGGCGGCTCGGCGCCCCTACTCCGGTGGCGGCGCCCCCCTTGTATATGGTGGCGAGCCTTCCCCCTCCCGACGGCAGCGGCGGCTTCCTCATCATCTCCCCAGGCGACGGCAACGGCCTCCTGTCCATGCCCAAGGTGGATCCGGTGAGGTGCATGGACGACTTGGCGGAGGTTGGCGGGGCGACGAAGCGTGCGGAGAAGTCGCGGTAGCCGGTGTAGTCACCCTTGGGGCTAGCGCCGTGGCCCTTGTCGAGTTGAGCACGTAGCTGAGTGCGTCGTAGTTGAACTTGCGGCCGCCGAAGTGGTGGTGCGGCCGCGTGGGTGGCCCGTTGTGCCCGAACCGCCGGATGAAGGTCTTCAACCGCGGGCCGCCCACCAGCTCCTACCACTCGCGCACCTTGAGCACCGCGCCCAACGCGCGCTGCCACCAggtctcctccgccgccgccacggcgccgccgccgacccACTGGTGGGAGGAGGAGGCAGGCCAGGAGAAGCAGTAGCACTGGCGGCCCCCGCGCGCGAAGAAGGCCGCCTCCGCCTCATCCATGCCCGCGGCGTCGGTGTCCATCGCCCGCCGGAGAGTCGTGCGGCTCGGGCCCGAAAAATCCTCCCCTCTCTGCGTGGTGATGGTGGGAGGTTGAAGACgaagctgacatgtggggcccacgcgtcagcgattGGAGTGAGAGAAGCAGCAGGAGTACATAGGTCATTTCGTATGCTCGGTAGGCCTTGCTAGGCTCCATGCCACGCTGGCGTGCCTCCt
This region includes:
- the LOC136496098 gene encoding peroxidase 51-like, with product MDPGFASQLNGTCSSDPNAFAFLDPSPVGFDNAFYRNLQVGKGLLGSDQVLYFDMRSCSTVDYYASNQGVFFNDFAATMTKLGRIGVKTSATGGEIRRDCRFPN